One genomic window of Camelina sativa cultivar DH55 chromosome 5, Cs, whole genome shotgun sequence includes the following:
- the LOC104787736 gene encoding ranBP2-type zinc finger protein At1g67325 isoform X2: MSQVDNRNSSAAKRARTDGGRREDDWICPSCGNVNFSFRTTCNMRNCTQPRPADHNGKSAPKPMQPQQGFSSPGPYLGSGGPPPVYMGGSPYGSSLFNGSSMPPYDVPFSGGSPYHFNYNSRMPAGAHYRPLHMSGPPPYHGGSMMGSGGMYGMPPPMDRFGLGMAMGPSAAAAMMPRPRFYPDEKSQKRDSTRDNDWTCPNCGNVNFSFRIVCNMRKCNTPKPGSQGGSSDKTSKQNAPEGSWKCDNCGNINYPFRSKCNRQNCGADKPADQSNESPSRAPEENDQ; encoded by the exons ATGTCACAG gtagaCAACAGAAATTCATCAGCTGCTAAGCGTGCTAGAACTGACG GGGGCCGCAGAGAAGATGATTGGATCTGCCCAAGTTGTGGCAATGTCAACTTTTCATTCAGGACAACTTGCAATATGCGTAATTGCACTCAGCCTAGACCTGCAGATCACAATGGA AAGTCTGCTCCCAAACCTATGCAACCGCAACAAGGTTTCTCCTCACCTGGGCCATATTTAGGATCTGGGGGTCCCCCTCCAGTATATATGGGCGGTTCACCATATGGATCTTCTCTCTTTAATGGGTCGTCTATGCCTCCTTATGACGTCCCATTTTCTGGGGGTTCGCCTTATCACTTTAACTATAATAGTCGAATGCCTGCCGGAGCTCATTACAGACCGCTACATATGTCTGGACCACCACCATATCACGGCGGATCTATGATGGGAAGTG gtGGTATGTATGGCATGCCTCCACCGATGGACAGGTTTGGCCTTGGTATGGCAATGGGTCCTAGTGCTGCCGCTGCTATG ATGCCAAGACCAAGATTTTACCCAGatgaaaaatcacaaaagagaG ATTCTACTCGCGATAATGATTGGACATGTCCTAATTGTGGAAATGTAAATTTCTCATTCAGAATTGTATGTAACATGAGGAAGTGCAACACTCCAAAGCCTGGTTCCCAG GGTGGGAGTTCAGATAAAACATCCA AACAAAATGCACCGGAAGGGAGCTGGAAGTGTGATAATTGTGGGAATATAAACTATCCCTTCAGGAGCAAATGCAACAGGCAGAACTGTGGAGCTGATAAACCAGCGGATCAGTCGAATGAATCTCCTTCCCGTGCACCAGAAGAGAACGATCAG
- the LOC104787736 gene encoding ranBP2-type zinc finger protein At1g67325 isoform X1, protein MSQVDNRNSSAAKRARTDGGRREDDWICPSCGNVNFSFRTTCNMRNCTQPRPADHNGKSAPKPMQPQQGFSSPGPYLGSGGPPPVYMGGSPYGSSLFNGSSMPPYDVPFSGGSPYHFNYNSRMPAGAHYRPLHMSGPPPYHGGSMMGSGGMYGMPPPMDRFGLGMAMGPSAAAAMMPRPRFYPDEKSQKRDSTRDNDWTCPNCGNVNFSFRIVCNMRKCNTPKPGSQQGGSSDKTSKQNAPEGSWKCDNCGNINYPFRSKCNRQNCGADKPADQSNESPSRAPEENDQ, encoded by the exons ATGTCACAG gtagaCAACAGAAATTCATCAGCTGCTAAGCGTGCTAGAACTGACG GGGGCCGCAGAGAAGATGATTGGATCTGCCCAAGTTGTGGCAATGTCAACTTTTCATTCAGGACAACTTGCAATATGCGTAATTGCACTCAGCCTAGACCTGCAGATCACAATGGA AAGTCTGCTCCCAAACCTATGCAACCGCAACAAGGTTTCTCCTCACCTGGGCCATATTTAGGATCTGGGGGTCCCCCTCCAGTATATATGGGCGGTTCACCATATGGATCTTCTCTCTTTAATGGGTCGTCTATGCCTCCTTATGACGTCCCATTTTCTGGGGGTTCGCCTTATCACTTTAACTATAATAGTCGAATGCCTGCCGGAGCTCATTACAGACCGCTACATATGTCTGGACCACCACCATATCACGGCGGATCTATGATGGGAAGTG gtGGTATGTATGGCATGCCTCCACCGATGGACAGGTTTGGCCTTGGTATGGCAATGGGTCCTAGTGCTGCCGCTGCTATG ATGCCAAGACCAAGATTTTACCCAGatgaaaaatcacaaaagagaG ATTCTACTCGCGATAATGATTGGACATGTCCTAATTGTGGAAATGTAAATTTCTCATTCAGAATTGTATGTAACATGAGGAAGTGCAACACTCCAAAGCCTGGTTCCCAG CAGGGTGGGAGTTCAGATAAAACATCCA AACAAAATGCACCGGAAGGGAGCTGGAAGTGTGATAATTGTGGGAATATAAACTATCCCTTCAGGAGCAAATGCAACAGGCAGAACTGTGGAGCTGATAAACCAGCGGATCAGTCGAATGAATCTCCTTCCCGTGCACCAGAAGAGAACGATCAG
- the LOC104787738 gene encoding probable methyltransferase At1g27930, protein MTQDKSKNGKQMLLERPWFLVVALAGLLGGALLITSFIRATDNTLSLCSTAKNTAASIAEYTATPIQLQSIVHYATSHTVPQQSFEEISISLNVLKERLPCNFLVFGLGRDSLMWASLNPGGNTVFLEEDPEWIEAVLKDAPSLRAHHVKYRTHLSQAGSLLSYYKNEPMCLPANAFPIRYNQKCPLALTSLPDEFYDTEWDLIMVDAPKGYFPLAPGRMAAIFSSAVMARNRKGAGTTHVFLHDVDRKVEKAFANEFLCEKYKTTSAGRLWHFEIPNAANMSDQPGDRFC, encoded by the coding sequence atgACTCAAGACAAGTCCAAAAATGGAAAGCAAATGCTTCTAGAGCGACCATGGTTCCTCGTGGTTGCTCTAGCTGGTCTTTTAGGTGGCGCACTCCTCATCACAAGCTTCATCCGAGCTACGGACAACACTTTGTCACTCTGTTCCACAGCTAAAAACACGGCTGCATCCATAGCCGAATACAcagccaccccaatccaactcCAATCCATCGTCCACTACGCCACCTCACACACCGTCCCACAACAATCCTTCGAAGAGATCTCGATCTCGTTAAACGTCCTCAAGGAGCGTCTCCCTTGCAATTTCTTAGTCTTTGGCCTTGGCCGTGATTCCCTCATGTGGGCATCCCTTAATCCAGGTGGCAACACTGTGTTCTTGGAGGAGGATCCTGAGTGGATAGAAGCCGTCCTCAAGGATGCACCGTCCCTCAGAGCCCACCATGTAAAGTACCGTACCCACCTTTCTCAAGCCGGGAGCCTTCTCTCGTATTACAAGAACGAACCCATGTGTTTACCGGCTAATGCTTTCCCGATCCGCTACAACCAAAAGTGTCCGTTGGCGTTGACCTCACTTCCTGATGAGTTCTATGATACCGAGTGGGATCTGATCATGGTGGACGCACCGAAAGGGTACTTCCCGCTAGCGCCAGGGAGGATGGCTGCGATATTTTCCTCAGCTGTCATGGCACGTAACCGGAAAGGTGCTGGCACCACACACGTCTTCCTTCATGACGTTGACCGCAAAGTGGAGAAGGCTTTCGCCAATGAGTTCCTTTGCGAGAAGTATAAAACGACCTCCGCTGGTAGACTCTGGCACTTCGAGATACCCAATGCTGCTAACATGAGCGACCAGCCAGGTGACCGGTTTTGCTAA